CATACGGCTTAAACAGATTTAGTGCTGAAATACCTATGATGAATAGTTGTGTAATAAATGCATACGCAGCAAAGGTATATTCAGCTGTCTTTTTCTTAGACACAAGCATAAAAGCAAATGACGCTGAGAAAATATTGCCCGTAGCTACTGTTAAAAATAATGGATATCCAAGAAGACGAGTGCTTTTTGGGATATCTCCTAGCTTTGCTAAATTCTGTTTGATTCGAACAGTAAGAAAACCGACATAAGCGGTGGTAATCGCATAAATTATAAAAATGGCACACACAATTGGGCGCAAGCTTTGGCTAGAGAAATCATAGCTATAAGCTAGAAACAATAAAGAGAACAGGAAGGAAAAGACAAATGTAAAATGAGCATTGACATATTCCTGTGTAATCTTCAAAAGTAGTTTGACATGTAAAATGTTTTTCAAAGATGCTCCCCCTTTAAGACTTCTTCATTTTTGAGCGGATGCGTGGATCGAAAAATGCATACAAAATATCGATAAAAAGGTTAACAATCGAAATTGTAATAGCAATGTATACGACCCCACCTAGAATCGCTGGGATATCGGGGATAAACTGTTTGTCAACGATATAGCTACCAATACCACTAATATTAAAAACCTTTTCTGTAACAGATGCCCCTCCCAACATGCCGCCAAAGAGAAGCCCGATCACTGTAATAATAGGAATCATGGCATTACGAATCGCATGCTTTGAAATGACTTTAAATTCATTTAAACCTTTAGCCCTTGCTGTAATAATGTAATCCTCATGTATAACCTCAAGCATGCTCGATCTGGTCATACGGGCAATTGAAGCAGTAATAGATGTACCCAAAACAATTACTGGCATAATGAGAGATAACCAATTTTGGGGATTATATGTAGCTGGTAACCACTGAAGCTTTAACGCGAACGTTAAAATAAAGATTAATCCCTGCCAGAAGCTCGGTATGGATAGTCCGATTAAAGCGATGAACATAAATGTATAATCCAAATAGGAATTTGGACGTACCGCTGAAATAATGCCAACTGGAATAGCTATGGCAATAGCCATTAATAATGATAGGACGGCAATTTCAAGTGTGATAGGAAATTTATTTGCAATACTATGAGTAATGTCTTCTTTCCCTGCAAAGGATGTACCTAAATCGAAGGTGAATAGGCCAGATAAGGCATTCCACAACTGAGAGAAATAGGGTTGATCTAAGCTGTGAATGCGATTGAAATTGGCAATTTGCTCAGCCGTTGCCTCGACCCCTAATAGATTTCTTGCAGGATCAAAAGGAGACAAATACAAAATTGTAAAAACTAGTGTAGCCACTCCTACAATAACAATGAAGCTTTGTAGTATTCGCTCAATGATGAATTGTAGAAATGGATTCGCAAATAAAAGCAGTACTACATAAAATAAAGCAGCAGGTAAAAACGTTAAAGTCAGAAATTTTCTGTTTTTTAGTTGCTCACTAAAATACTCTAAATAGGAGAGTTCCTTTATGCCTTCCTTTAATAAATCCTGCTCAATAAATTGCTGAATTTTTGCTTGAGCCAATCTAGAAGCTGTTTCCTGTATTTTCTTTTCAGATACAGTTTCGTGAAAAAAGGTAGCCTTTGCTAATTCTTGTTCTGCAAATGCTGATTGCCATTTTGCCAACAAACCTTTTTCCTCGTAGTACAGCCACCGTTGTTCAAAAGCATGTTTGTAATGTTGTGATTGTTTTCCTTTTCGATAGAAATAGTATGTAATTGGATGCACCAAAATACTTAAAAGAAAGAGCAATACATTGTAGAGTTTTTGAGTTTTGAGCTTTTGAAAAACCGTAAAAAAGAATACATGTTCCGTAGTTGCTGAATGATTATTTGATATATCCATGCATTTCCTCCAAACGTAAGTTAAGTAAGGTTAAAGCAATTAAGTCTTCATTACTGATCAGTTTATGCAATATCTTGCTGACTCGTTATTAGAATTGAATTGATCTGCTGACTAATTACGGGATGACATGTTTTGTACAATACTGTATAATTCCTATCAGTATTGTAAAGTATGGATTATACTTGTACTTAAGTCAATCACAAAATTTAAAAAGGGTGGATGGAATGAGTGAAAAGCTTCTAGAAATCAACAATCTTCGTGTGTCCTTTCTGACAGGGGAGACAGAATTTGAAGCAGTTAAGGATGTTAGCTTTCATCTAAATAAAGGTGAAACGCTCGGAATAGTAGGAGAGTCAGGTAGTGGAAAAAGTGTTACGGCTCGTTCAATTATGCGTTTATTACCAACCCCCCCTTCATTTTTGAAGTCAGGCAGTATTTTATTTAAAGGACAAGAAATAACCACTTTAAGTGAAAAGCAAATGGAAGCAATCCGCGGACAAGATATTAGTATGATATTTCAAGATCCTATGTCATCCACAAATCCAACTATTCGAATTGGGGAACAAGTAGCTGAAAGTTTAATCAAGCATCAGTCAATGTCCAAAGCTGAGGCCTATAGACAAACAATTGAGCTATTAAAGCTTGTAGGTATAAGGGAGCCTGAAGAACGCTATAAGCAATATCCACATGAATTTTCGGGAGGGATGAGGCAACGTGTCATGATTGCTATGGCATTAGCCTGTAATCCGTCTTTACTCATAGCAGATGAACCGACAACTGCACTTGATGTAACGATTCAAGCGCAAATTTTAAAATTAATGCGCAATATGCAAAAGAAAATGGGTACCTCGATTATTTTGATAACACATGATTTAGGCGTTGTGGCTGGTATGTGTGATCGACTGATTGTCATGAAAGAGGGGGAGATTGTTGAGCAGGGAACAACAGAGGAAATTTTTTCTAATGCTCAACATCCATATACAAAAAAGCTATTGAATGCTCTACCAAAACTCCATGAGAAAAAGCAGCCAAAACCGCATGTAAATTGGCAAACTAGTAGCAATCAACATAAACCATTAATTGAAGTTACACATCTTTCAAAGGAATTTGAATTAGGTCGTGGTCAAACAGTAAAGGCTGTTAATGATTTATCATTTCATATATACCCTGGAGAAACATTGGGATTAGTGGGCGAGTCAGGCTCAGGCAAATCTACGACAGGACGAACGATTTTACAGCTCCATCAGCCTACATATGGAGAAGTCTTATATCAAGGAATACCCATTACAAGGTTAACGAAGAAACAGCTAAAGGCAATGCGTCGTCATATGCAAATTATATTCCAAGATCCATATTCCTCGTTAAACCCCCGAAAAAAAGTCGTTGATATTATTGGGGAGGCATTAGATATTCATAAGCTGGTCAAAACAAATGCAGAACGACAACATCGTGTCGAGGAATTACTTGAGCTTGTAGGCTTAAACAAAGAACATGCAATGCGTTATCCACATGAATTTTCAGGTGGACAACGACAACGTATTGGCATTGCAAGAGCTCTAGCAGTGGAGCCTAACTTTATCGTTTGTGATGAACCACTATCAGCTCTGGATGTTTCTATACAAAAGCAAATTGTTGATTTGTTAAAGGATTTACAGCAGCGACTGGGCTTAACATACTTATTTATTGCCCATGATTTGTCTATGGTGAAGCATATTAGTGATCGTGTAGCGGTCATGTATGGTGGTAAAATTGTCGAGCTTGCAGAAAGTGAAGAGCTCTATGCAAATCCTCGACATCCTTATACACAAGCTTTATTGCGCTCCATCCCAATTCCTGACCCAGCAATCGAAAAGCAAAAATATGTGGACACTGAAAATGAAGAAACACAACCAAGCTATGAGATTGAAAATAGTCAGCTTGTTGAGGTATCTCCAAATCATTGGGTTGCCGTTGCAGCTACATAGCTTGAATGTAGAAGCTTGATATTTTACAATAGAAGCAACGTGAGACTTTTAATTGATAGGGTTTATGTTTTCCTAGAGATAATGAGTGGAGCTAGTTGTACTTTAGGGAGGTTCCTTAAAGTGTAATGTAAGATGAATAGTTGTGAGGGACCTATAACATGAAGATGCAGGATATAAAAACGTTAATAACGAGTGGTACCATCATTTTAGCTGTTGCACTATATATGATTTTTGGTAGATCACCAGCTGAAGAAAAGGATGCAACATCGACAGACCAAAACGGCATCATTTCCATTGAACAGGTTGAAGAAAAAACCGGAAATAAACGTTTTACAGTCGACTTTATTAAAGCATACGATGGCTTATCACTATAAAACTGTACATTAAAATTTTGTACACATTAAAATCATAAAGTGTTGATATAACTATGGTTTCATGTGAGTCTCCAAAATATACTTGTACACATTATTATTTAGTTAAATATAGATTTTACCCATATCTTGATTAATTATATATGTACGAAAGTGTACATATTAACTGATGTAGAATAATAATGGACCAAGTGTGATATGTAAATATTGCTTAATTATATAGTTATTATGATCTTCGGTTATTGCAACTGAAGATTTTTTAATGAGTAGGGTAATACTTTAATCACTATTGAAAAATTCTTCAGTTGAAAACAAATTAAATTTATTTTGATAGTAGTAGACTATAATATATTTAAATAAAGTATTAATAAATGTTAGAAAAGAGGTATAAAAATGAGTGACAAAGATATTAAGACGTTAATCACTAGTGGAACAATTATTTTGGCTATTGTGTTGTATTTAGTTTTTAGATAAATTTTATGGTCTTCAGTTTATAATTTGACTGGGGATTTTTGATTTTATGAATAGGTAGGATCAGAAATTATATTATTAATAGGGAAGACAATGTTGAAACTTATAAAGTGGTTGGAAGAAATTACTAAAATGTTTGAAGTATTAAAGGTATTAGATTGGTTTATTACGGAGGCATTGTCTAACTTGGAATCATATTATTTAAATTCCTAGAAAAGGGTGTATAGGAATTTAAATAGTATATTTTATCTTTAAGAAAGTAGGATACTGATTTGAAAAAATTCTTTTTAGCTTTGTTCTTTTCCACATTGCTTTTAAGTGCATGTACGGAAGAAACTAACACAGATATTATCAAAACTGAAGATATACAAGGAATTGTAGCTTCAACGAAGGAAACTGCTGAAAAGCACGATGTGAGTAAATTTGAAGAATACGAACTACAAGACATAATTGACGGTGACACAATAAGAATAAAATATAAGGGTAGTTCAGAAAAAATACGTTTTCTTCTTGTGGATACCCCTGAGACTAATCACGAAACGTTAGGAGAGCAACCTTATGGGCCAGAAGCTAAAGAATTTGCAAAGCAGCTACTAGCTGGTCAAGATAAGGTTTATTTAGAATTTGACGTTTCATATCGTGATAAATATAAAAGGTTACTAGCATATGTTTATACTAAAGATGGTATTAGTATTCAAGAGCAACTATTGAAAAATGGATTAGCTCGCGTGGCATATATTTATAATCCAAATACGAAGCATGTAGATTGGTTTAAATCTATTCAAAAAACTGCGCAAAAAGCTGCTATTGGCATTTGGTCAGTTGAAGACTATGTAACGAATCGTGGATACGATAAAGATGTATATTATGCTGCAATAAAAGAAGGAAAGCAGTCAAAAATACATGAGGATAAATCGAATACCAATAACAACAAGGGCAGTTGCGAAATCAAAGGAAATATTAACTCCAAAGGTAACAAAATTTTTCATATGCCAGGACAACGTGACTATGAGAATACAGTAGCAGAGGAGATGTTCTGTACGAAAGAAGAAGCAGAAGCTGCTGGGTTTATTCCAGCGAAGCAATAAATTAGTTTAATTATTTATAATTATTATAGAAAGTTTACCACAAAAAAGTAGTTGTATAATTGTATATTTAAAAATAAGAAACCACCAATCATATTGATTGGTGGTTTCTTAGATGTATATTACTATATTTCTGTGATTTTAAGTATATCTGTAGTTTTATAAAAAAGTTGGATCTGTAGATTTGAAATAAAGTAACGATGTTTATAAAAAATATGCGAAGTTTAAAAAAAAGTTGCGACATTTATAAAAAAGTTTGATTAAAAATCCTGTGTTGATATATGCAGGATTTTTTCTTGTTCTACAAACAGGTCAGATCGTTTGGTGATATTTTTGCTTATAGAAGGGGATTAAAAACTATTGTAAGTGAAAAAACTATTCTATAAATGTAAGGTTGCTGTAAGCTTTTCAAAAAACTCCTGTAAGGATGAGAGGTTATGATAGCCATAGCTCAGTATGAAAGATAAGGAGTTTTTAAGAATGAATTCATCCGTACCTCAAAAAGAAAGAATCGTTTCCTTAGATATTATTCGAGGGCTAGCGTTATTTGGCATTCTGTTTATAAATGTAGCAGCCTACAAGATATTAGTAGAGGGAGGTCCGATGCCTGACTATAGTGGAATTAATGGTATTATTAGTACGCTTATTGGTATTTTTATTGAGAAGAAATTCTTTTCGATTTTTTCATTCCTCTTTGGTGTAGGTTTTTATATTTTTGCTTCGCGTGCAGAAGCTCGTGGCGATAAGCCAAGATGGCGTTTTGCAAGACGTTTACTAGCTTTATTGTTAATTGGCATTGTTCATTATTTTGTTTTCTGGGGATCAATCCTTGCTATTTATGCAGTAATAGGTTTCTTACTGATACCTTTTTATCATGCAAAGATTTCAACAATTAGTAAATGGCTATTTGCTATCATTACCGTTCATGTCCTTAGCATTCTTGGGCAACTATTTATGTCAGATCAAGGAGCATTATCAACTGTTTTTGGGATATTAGGAAATGATGCAGTGACGATTTTCATCATGTTTTTAACTGGTTTTTTAGCGGCAAAAGCTGATTGGATTAGTCGTATTAGTGAATACTCAAAACAAATAAAGTGGCTACAATTTGTGACGTTCCCACTTTTTGTTGGCATTTCAATATGGATTTGGTTTGCAGCTCAAGGTGGATACGAAAATCTAAATTCTGTTATTAGTTTAGGGGTAATTCCGACAACGTATTTTTACTTAGCTTGTCTATTTGTTTTGTTAGAAAATAAGAAAATTGCGAAGCTGCTTAAGCCAATTGGACGAGTTGGGCAAATGGCATTTACAAACTATTTAGCTCAAAGCTTTATTGGCTTAGCTATTATTTCTGCAATGGGACTTGAAGTTGTTTCTCCTTCTGATGCAGTGATCATTGCACCCCTCACTTATGTCATTCAAATTATCTTTAGTGTCATCTGGTTCAAATTCTTTAAAATGGGGCCATTTGAAAAGGTGTGGCGTTTTATGACATATGGAAGAAAGACAGTGTGAAATAAATAAACAATTTTGTGCGAACTCCCTGATGGTAAGATGATTTCAATCTGTCAGTGAGTTTTATGCTAGTATGAAATGTATGTAATTGGCTCTTCACCATAACTCGTGGTTGATTTTCTATTAATTCAATAATTTTACTAAGAAAAAAAGCGAAATCTCACGTATCGTAATTGTTGTCCAGACAAACAATCGGGCGTTTTAATTGAGCAAGGGTCACAAAAATTATCAAACTTTTTTATAAAAGGATGATTCAATTGAATTTAGAAAAAGCATATTTTGATCAAAATTTTTTCAAAACATGCTTTTTCTTTTTGTTCGTTTATCAATATTATAAGTAGTTATTTAATCAAACTTTATTTCAAAGCAACAGGATCATTTAAAACAAAGTTCGATCATTTATAATAAAGTTTGATTAAAAATCCTGTGTTGATATGTAGGCTTGATTCTTATTCCACAATCGGGCCATTTAATTGAATAACACTTCTAAATTAAAAATAAGATTTTATGTTAAGCTTGATGTGAGTTGTGAAACAATGTACTTAAGCTAACGGAGCAGTTTAGTTGAAGAAGTGGAAGATTATTTTAAGCAGGTATACCAAAGTGGAATTTTAAATTTCATCTCTATATTGAATGAATTTTTGATAAAAAATGTGCAGTAAAGATATTTCCTAGAAACTCAGTCATATTGAAAAATCCCCAGTTTTATACTGGGGAACTAATTATTTGACGGTTTAATCAGGCTTAATAAATACTTATTATTTTTCTGGATGATCTACATGTAATGGCGGGGGTACTAGCCGCCAACCTTTATTTTTATTAAGGCGTAATAGTTTGGCGCCAAGCTGTTGCGGATTAAATTGAAGAAAAGCTGCAGCTGTCAACTAGCGCCGCAGCTAAGTGCGTGCGATACACTCAATATTAATATGTGCAATTTAAGGTTATCTATACATAAAAAAGCCGCAGCGAGGGAAGTAGCTGAAGCATAGATATTAACTGAACAATATGAGGAAATTAATAAATATGGTAATCCTCTACCTATTACGAATAACCAAGAATTTGTGAAGAATCATACTTTAACTAACGGAGAGCGATTGCCCAATAAATAGTGGTTGATGATCTCTACGAAATAGTGTTAAGAATCCCCAACACTCATCTTTGTAATTCTTAATTAGTATAGGTTTCGGGAAAGTTACGCAGTTAATCAATAACATGAAGAAAACGGCAACCAGCTCAAAAGAGTTTGGTTTTTTGTCTAAACCTATAAAGCCTTTCTCACATTTTGTGGAAGCGGCTTGATGCTTGACCCCTGGAACATGATTTTTTTAAACCGATGACCGTCAGAGATAGTAAGATAACATGTAATATGCTGATTTTCCCTATGCCTTTTATACGAAAACCCTCTACATTTTTAGATAACATAAGGACTAACAATATCGCGGTAATTTATAAGTCTCCACTTTTGAATAGTCGTCGTCCTACTGTTTGAAAGTATGTAAAGTAACCACTGTGAAACGTTCAAAAGCGGAGAAAAGTAAATGTATCACTTTTCTCCGTTTTATTTCCGTATAATTTCTGTTGCTTTATAAATTAAATATATTATTTTCCGTCTTTTCCCGTACTCACATGAAATGAAACTTAATCAGTGGGGCATTCTTCATCACCCATTGATTATTTAAGGAACTTTGGTACGCGGGATAAAAAGACACTTTACTTAAATTTATGAGTTACCATTTTTTCGAGCAGCCGCTTCATCTAAAATCTCTTCTCGAAAACCACTCATACTTTCTTCCCTACGTGCATTTTTTTGCTTAAGTGCCTTTCGTTCGTTTTCATCAACGTAAGCCATCATTTCTTCTGCAGCTTCCATATTTTCCTTAGTATTTTTCATCATATCTTGAAGCTTTTCAACATTATCTGATCGATCATCTGGCTTTGGGGTATTTTTCTCCATTTTACTTCCTCCTTTTTTAAATAAAGTCACAAGATTTATCGTCCCCGATTTAACTAAAAATATTCAGTGCAATAAGTGGAATTTTCTTCAAAAACAAATCTTTGTAAGTAATAGGTCCTCACGTTAAGTTGTAAAGAATATAATTCACGATAAATGGATATAATCAGCATGAATAAACGGAAAAAAATTATGACTAGATAAAAAGAAAATGAGGCGGTAGTGACATGTCTATGGAATGGTTTAACAGAGTAACTGGTGAGCTTCAAGATCATTTGAAATCGATTTGCGAAGAATATGACCAAATCGGTCATATGAATATCAATCGAGGTTCAAAACATCCCCGAATTGAATTTTTTATCTCGACAGAAGATGACGACAGGGTTTACTTTTGCACCCTCCTCTTTGATCCGTATAATGAAGAATTTTACTTAGAAAGCTTTGATATGACGCTTCAACAACCTACAAGAATTATTTTGGATGATATTACTGATGTGGTTGAAGCTGTTCATGAAAGTTTTCATGAATTTATTGACGAAGATAGTGAAGTCTTTTATGTAGATGATGAAGAAGAATATGAAGTTCTAGATGATGAAATTACTCTTGAAGAAATTGATGTGGAATGGGAAACTCCGGAAGTCACGGCTTATCAAATTGAAGATAATCTTGAAGTAACCTATCAGTTTGGGGTAGATAGAGCTAATGGAGATGGCGTTCTGCGAAGAGTCAATCGGATCTGGACAGAAGACGGGGAACTATTCGAAGATGAAAGTACCTTGTCATTTAAAAAAGAAGAGGCAAGTACCATTATCGCCATGATTGCGAGCCATATGGATACTATGACTGGGTATGAAGAAATTATAAACGAATAAGAATAACTGGGCAAAAAGTTGCCCGGTCTTTTTTTGTCTATTTGACTTCAGAGCTTCATCGTTTAAAGACTTAAGGAAAATAGGTCAACAAGGGAAATTGGATAGCTCTTGGACAAGACAATAAGATATATCTTTACTCACCGAATGAAGAAGTAAATAATTTTGAAACTACACATTTTATCACTTATCTGAAGTTGAGATAGTTATTGGAAACATAGACATGAAAGAACGTAATGATCTTTCATTTTCTGTGGTGTAGTGTTGATTTTACGCGACATGTGGCGCTTTCCTGGAATAAGGAAAGTGCTTTTTTTCATTAAAGGGCCATTTAATTGAATAAAATACAATTGTAGGTTTGTAATAAAGTTTGATTAAATTAATGGATATCAACCTTGATATGAGAATAGATCTAAAAGAGCATGTTTTGAAAAAAATTGATCAAAACATGCTCTTATTTAATATGACAGATTAAATTCTTTATAAAAAGTTTGATTATTTTTTAAACCCTAGTTGTACTATAGGCCCATTTGTTTAAGTGCTGGCTTGTAATGAAGTTTGATTAAAAGCCCCTCATGCCACCACTCAAATTCATATTCCAGAAACAACCATTGAATTAGATGTACTCAAGCGATATTTTGCCAACCTCAGCCGCCTAGGATTTGTTATTACTACCATGGTGTTTCAGTTTTATGTTCAATAACTTGTAATACTTTCGGTTCAACAGCTTTTATCATTTGTTCACTTGAAGAAACATCGTCATTATTTTCACCTTGAATTTGTCCTTCAGCCTGTGTTTTTGCAATCACATCAATCACTTGTTGTTTAGAGACATTTTTAGATGCTGCAATCTCGACAACCGATTTACCTTTTGCTAATTCTTGTTTTAATTCTGTTGGGCTAATTTTTAGTAAAGAAAACAGTTTTTCATCGTTTAAAAAGGAATCAGCAGTATAATCAGGCTTACCATTAGTAGAGAAAAAACCTTCTACTTTAATGTTTGAAGGTGTAGTCTCACCTCCGATTAGAGAAACACTGATTGTATTTTCTTGAACAAATACCTGGTAGAAAGGTGTTTTTGATCCCTTTTTGGCGTAATTCAACATAAACGTTTTTTGATCCGGGTTCTCCATTTGCTCCATAGCAAACTCGTACTCTTCGATGTTGCCAAACATTTTATCAATTAGATAATCTACCTTCGACTTGATTTCCTGATCGGTTAAGGCAGTGAGTGGTTTCTCCTTTGGTTCCCAATTCTCCTGATTCACGTGTTCAATCGCACCCGTAATACTGTTTGTATGAAGGGAAATCTTTTTGCCAATTCCTCCTTTTTCCTGCAGTATGATGCTTGTTTGGACACCTTGAACCTTGCTTGCATTGATAATCTCAAACAATTTTGTTTCGGGAAATGCGTTATACAGCTTCTCAAGTGTTGCTTTGCCAACCTCATCCACCTGGACTTGTTCAACAGTCATTGATGTTCTAGTAAGCATTTCAATTAGGTTAGGGGCCGCAAATGCTGCGGTTGGAATCAAAATCGCAGTAGCAACTAATCCACTCATTAATCGTTTTTTCATGTTTATTTCGCTCCTTTTTCGTTGGAAATATTGAGAATAGGATTGTTCTATTCGTTTGGAAATGGCCGGAGGGCACTCCATAGATTCTGCCTCTTTGTGCAGATATTCACGGATTTTGCGTTCAATTGGCATTGATTTCTTCCATCCTTTCTGGGGGGAGATTACTTAAGTTTTTTCGAAGCACCTGAAGGCCAGCATGATACCTGGACTTGACCGTACCCAGCGGAATTTCGAGCAATGTCGCTATTTCCTCAAGTTTATAGTCGTGAAAAAAGCGGAGGACAATCACCGATCGTTGTTTATCGGTCAGTTTTTGGATTGCCTGTGTTATCATTTGCTTCGTCCCATCCATTAACACAGAAGGTTGATCCCAATGAGGCTCTTCCTGAGAAAAGGCACGGATGCGTTCAAAAATTCGGAATCTCCGCCAGCTCTTGACCCGAAATCTCTGCACTTGACGGATTACCAAGCCGTTTAGCCAGAAGTGGAAAGGTCTGTTCGTATCATAGTTAGCAAGTGAGGTCCACATTTGCATATATATCTCATTCATGACATCTTCCCGATCCTGCTGATGATCCACCAGAAAGGAGACTGTCCGATAGACGTCCTGATAGGTGGCATCATACATCGTACGAAACGCCTGTTGATCACCTTCTTTCATTTTTTGGAGTAATTGGTACATATATTCATTTTGCATTCAGAGGGTCCTCCTAAGTAAGCTTACACACTATATTGTCTCTCTATCAAAAAAAGGTTCGGTTCTTTGTTTTTTTTGCAAGCGGCTGAGTGTCGGCGGTCATCGATCAGGAAGACAATCAGGAGTACAACGACCCGTATGCCAGCCGAGGTTCATTTGCTAGTAAGCAATCAGGGGATAAACCTGGTAATTGGATCGTCGATGGCTATTTCTGTGAGGGGGAAAGAAAAGAGCCTTGGATTGACCAAATAGTGGTGAAGTATCATCGTACAATCGAACATTATTTTATAGCATTTAAACAAGTTGGTTTTTCAGTTCTAGATTTACGTGAAGGTACACCGCGTGAACATTTTAGTAGTGAAGAAGAATTTATTAGAAGACAATGAATTCCGATTTTACTGGCTTTTTCTTGTGTGAAGTAAATAAATTTCCTAATATTGATTCTTGAACTAATAGGGGCTTTAGTCGAATAACGATCTTCCACAATCGGGCGCTTTTCTGAAATAAGGAAAGTGTCTTTCTTCATGAAAAGGGCCCTATTATCAAAAAACATTTTTTAACGAAAGGCTCCAAAACGACGCTTGGGGACGTTCCACTACACTTGTTAGGTGTTTTTAATAAATCTAAAAGGCTATACATAAAAAAATTCCTTTTTTCTTCCCTTTTATCATGAGTTATATGAGTAAAGGAAGTTCTATTTTGAAACGTAATCGCTGCAAATGTTCACTTAAAAACATTTTTTGCCACATGGAGAAATTCCTTAACTGCAGGAGAAGCATTTGCAATAGAATGACAGGCAAGTGCTACTTCACGGCTGTTTTCAATATTTAGTTTGCTGATTTTTATGTTTTGCTGTGTCTTTAAATATAATTCTGGACCTATCGTAATGCCAAGTCCTTCCTGTACCATATTAGCGATGGTTGTACAGTCGTGTACTTCAAAAAGAATAGATGGTTTAATTTGCGCTTCTGCAAATAATTCCTCAACATGTGATTGGTACATCCCTGTTGGCATAATAAAGGATTCATCCATTAAATCATTCATTTCTACTGTTTCTTTAAAATGGAATTGATGATCAGGGTGATAAGCGACTACCATCTTGTCTTTAATCAAAGGAACTAAATCGAAATTTGGATTTGATTTTCCTTTTACTACAAATCCAATGTCAATAATGCCTGAACCCAACCATTCTGTAATTTCCTCATAGGTTCCTTCGTAAAATTTAAAATCTATTTTAGGATGTTTTTTCCGGAATTTCACAAGTAATTTAGGCAATAAGCAAGAAGAAGCACTTGCAAAAGTGCCGATACGAATAATACCTGTTTCCAAGCTTGTCATAAGTGCAATTTCTTGATTA
This genomic stretch from Lysinibacillus pakistanensis harbors:
- a CDS encoding ABC transporter permease produces the protein MDISNNHSATTEHVFFFTVFQKLKTQKLYNVLLFLLSILVHPITYYFYRKGKQSQHYKHAFEQRWLYYEEKGLLAKWQSAFAEQELAKATFFHETVSEKKIQETASRLAQAKIQQFIEQDLLKEGIKELSYLEYFSEQLKNRKFLTLTFLPAALFYVVLLLFANPFLQFIIERILQSFIVIVGVATLVFTILYLSPFDPARNLLGVEATAEQIANFNRIHSLDQPYFSQLWNALSGLFTFDLGTSFAGKEDITHSIANKFPITLEIAVLSLLMAIAIAIPVGIISAVRPNSYLDYTFMFIALIGLSIPSFWQGLIFILTFALKLQWLPATYNPQNWLSLIMPVIVLGTSITASIARMTRSSMLEVIHEDYIITARAKGLNEFKVISKHAIRNAMIPIITVIGLLFGGMLGGASVTEKVFNISGIGSYIVDKQFIPDIPAILGGVVYIAITISIVNLFIDILYAFFDPRIRSKMKKS
- a CDS encoding sigma-70 family RNA polymerase sigma factor; this encodes MQNEYMYQLLQKMKEGDQQAFRTMYDATYQDVYRTVSFLVDHQQDREDVMNEIYMQMWTSLANYDTNRPFHFWLNGLVIRQVQRFRVKSWRRFRIFERIRAFSQEEPHWDQPSVLMDGTKQMITQAIQKLTDKQRSVIVLRFFHDYKLEEIATLLEIPLGTVKSRYHAGLQVLRKNLSNLPPERMEEINAN
- the tlp gene encoding small acid-soluble spore protein Tlp, which produces MEKNTPKPDDRSDNVEKLQDMMKNTKENMEAAEEMMAYVDENERKALKQKNARREESMSGFREEILDEAAARKNGNS
- a CDS encoding thermonuclease family protein, coding for MKKFFLALFFSTLLLSACTEETNTDIIKTEDIQGIVASTKETAEKHDVSKFEEYELQDIIDGDTIRIKYKGSSEKIRFLLVDTPETNHETLGEQPYGPEAKEFAKQLLAGQDKVYLEFDVSYRDKYKRLLAYVYTKDGISIQEQLLKNGLARVAYIYNPNTKHVDWFKSIQKTAQKAAIGIWSVEDYVTNRGYDKDVYYAAIKEGKQSKIHEDKSNTNNNKGSCEIKGNINSKGNKIFHMPGQRDYENTVAEEMFCTKEEAEAAGFIPAKQ
- a CDS encoding ABC transporter ATP-binding protein encodes the protein MSEKLLEINNLRVSFLTGETEFEAVKDVSFHLNKGETLGIVGESGSGKSVTARSIMRLLPTPPSFLKSGSILFKGQEITTLSEKQMEAIRGQDISMIFQDPMSSTNPTIRIGEQVAESLIKHQSMSKAEAYRQTIELLKLVGIREPEERYKQYPHEFSGGMRQRVMIAMALACNPSLLIADEPTTALDVTIQAQILKLMRNMQKKMGTSIILITHDLGVVAGMCDRLIVMKEGEIVEQGTTEEIFSNAQHPYTKKLLNALPKLHEKKQPKPHVNWQTSSNQHKPLIEVTHLSKEFELGRGQTVKAVNDLSFHIYPGETLGLVGESGSGKSTTGRTILQLHQPTYGEVLYQGIPITRLTKKQLKAMRRHMQIIFQDPYSSLNPRKKVVDIIGEALDIHKLVKTNAERQHRVEELLELVGLNKEHAMRYPHEFSGGQRQRIGIARALAVEPNFIVCDEPLSALDVSIQKQIVDLLKDLQQRLGLTYLFIAHDLSMVKHISDRVAVMYGGKIVELAESEELYANPRHPYTQALLRSIPIPDPAIEKQKYVDTENEETQPSYEIENSQLVEVSPNHWVAVAAT
- a CDS encoding DUF418 domain-containing protein, producing MNSSVPQKERIVSLDIIRGLALFGILFINVAAYKILVEGGPMPDYSGINGIISTLIGIFIEKKFFSIFSFLFGVGFYIFASRAEARGDKPRWRFARRLLALLLIGIVHYFVFWGSILAIYAVIGFLLIPFYHAKISTISKWLFAIITVHVLSILGQLFMSDQGALSTVFGILGNDAVTIFIMFLTGFLAAKADWISRISEYSKQIKWLQFVTFPLFVGISIWIWFAAQGGYENLNSVISLGVIPTTYFYLACLFVLLENKKIAKLLKPIGRVGQMAFTNYLAQSFIGLAIISAMGLEVVSPSDAVIIAPLTYVIQIIFSVIWFKFFKMGPFEKVWRFMTYGRKTV